CCTGCTTTGTGGATCCGTTCAAACAGGAACTGATGGCGGGAGTTGAATAACTGCCGATATCCCAGCACGACGGAGATGACCGTCCCCAGTGCGGTGCCGGATGCGATCAGGAACATGATCACAATCTGGTACTTCACCGATTCCAGCGGACTGGCACCGGCGAGAATCTGTCCCGTCATCATTCCGGGCAGCGAGACCAGCCCGACGACCATCATGGAATTGATAATCGGCGTCATGCCGGAGCGGACCGCATTCTGCAGAGCCTGTCGGGCCGCTTCATTGCGGGTGGCACCCAGCGTCAGTTTGAGTTCCACCTCAGCCCGGCGGAGAACGAGTTCTTCACTGAGTCGATCCAGGCCCAGTGAAATTCCATTGAGGGTATTCCCGAGGATCATTCCCAGTAAGGGGATCAGATATTGCGCGGGACTGTCGGACCAGCTGTGCGGCGGAATGACGACCGTCAATGCGAAGCCGGTCACCAGCCAGGAACTGGCGAAGACCGCGACAATGCTGTTAAGCCAGATGCCCGGGTAGCGCCGCTGGGAACGTTGTACCGCGGTGATCCCCGCGATGAGCGTCATCGTAAACATGAGCGCGGCGATGACCGACCACCAGGAGAGCTCGAAGATCCACTCCAGGATCAATCCGATCAGCAGCAGTTGCACGATAGAGCGGAGCGTGGCTATCAGTAACCGCTTCTCCATGTCGAGCTTGAGCCAGATGGAGATGATACCGTTCACCAGGACCAGCGACGTGGCCAGAACCAGATTCAGGGTTGTTAAGTCGTACATGAAACTTGCTCGGGACAGACTGGGGGATGCGGGTTCAACAGAAACGCAAATCAGTTTACGAACAGGGATTGTAGCAGAGGTTGCTTCATTTTTTCATCTCGGGGGCTTAACCGGATCTTTAATTTGCAGTGTTTTCCCGTCTTTTCTGAATTCGCGAGACCTTAACTTTCCATTCATCAGCAGCGAATAATTATCTGGTAGTATCCCACGCCATAATGAAATCAGAAAAACATACTGAGGTGCACACAGCCGGAGTTGTGCCAGGCATGCAGGGCATGCGTTATCGCGGAGCAATGTCATTAAGGAGGATGATATGATCGTGTCCGAGGAACGGGAATCCACAACGGCTGGTCGCGAGATACGCACGATATTTGTCAGCGATGTCCACCTGGGCTGCATGCACTCACGGGCGGAAGAATTTCTCGCCTTTCTGAAAGCCCACAAGCCTGAGTCCCTGTATCTGGTGGGGGACCTGATCGATGGCTGGAAGCTTCGCAAAAAATGGCGCTGGCCGGAAAGCTATAACGCGATCCTCGATCGTGTCGAAGAACTGAGTGCCTCGGGGACTGAAGTCTTTTATACCCCTGGAAACCACGATAATTTTCTCCGCGATTTCGGCAAGCGGTTCGGCTTTGTAACTCTCTCCGATGAGTTCGTGCATATCACGGCGGACGGGCGACGTTTCCTGATTATCCACGGAGACCAGTTCGATAAATTCGAGACCGGCGCCCAGTGGCTCTCGGTGCTCGGATCGTTCGCGTATGACATTCTACTGACGGCGAATACCCTGTTTAACCGTGTCTTTCGACGCAAGGGGCAGGCGAAGTTCGCGCTCTCTTCCGCCATCAAGTCACGGGTTAAACAGCTGATGCGGTTCATCAGTGATTTTGAACAGAAGCTGGCCAGCCATGCCCGCAAGCGGTTATGCGAGGGCATTATCTGTGGTCACATTCATGCGCCCAATATTCTCGATATTGACGGGATTAACTACTGCAATACCGGGGACTGGGTCGAGCACTGCACTGCCCTGATTGAATACAGCGACGGCGCGTTGGAGATTGTGTACTTCGATCAGAATGTCGCCCCCGTGAAGAAACCAACTGTGAAAACCAGGACCGCGGACCAGGGGGGGGAGACCCCAGGTCGAGGTCGAAATGTCAGGACTGCTGAGTCGGTTCTGGAAACGTTGTCATCCCCTCAGGTTGATCAGACGCTGATCAGCCTTTTTTTATTGTCCAGTCGGAGCAGATTCCATGATTGCAGAACGGATCAGTCGTAAGAGTTTTCAATGGGTTCATCAGGGAAACCTCGTTTATAACACCTGCTGGGAGGACCCGCGCCTGGACCGCGAAGCGTTAAAACTCGGACCGGACGATGAAGTCATGGTGATTACATCCGCAGGGTGTAATGCCCTGGATTATCTGCTCGAC
The genomic region above belongs to Gimesia chilikensis and contains:
- a CDS encoding ABC transporter permease, which codes for MYDLTTLNLVLATSLVLVNGIISIWLKLDMEKRLLIATLRSIVQLLLIGLILEWIFELSWWSVIAALMFTMTLIAGITAVQRSQRRYPGIWLNSIVAVFASSWLVTGFALTVVIPPHSWSDSPAQYLIPLLGMILGNTLNGISLGLDRLSEELVLRRAEVELKLTLGATRNEAARQALQNAVRSGMTPIINSMMVVGLVSLPGMMTGQILAGASPLESVKYQIVIMFLIASGTALGTVISVVLGYRQLFNSRHQFLFERIHKAGE
- a CDS encoding UDP-2,3-diacylglucosamine diphosphatase, whose product is MIVSEERESTTAGREIRTIFVSDVHLGCMHSRAEEFLAFLKAHKPESLYLVGDLIDGWKLRKKWRWPESYNAILDRVEELSASGTEVFYTPGNHDNFLRDFGKRFGFVTLSDEFVHITADGRRFLIIHGDQFDKFETGAQWLSVLGSFAYDILLTANTLFNRVFRRKGQAKFALSSAIKSRVKQLMRFISDFEQKLASHARKRLCEGIICGHIHAPNILDIDGINYCNTGDWVEHCTALIEYSDGALEIVYFDQNVAPVKKPTVKTRTADQGGETPGRGRNVRTAESVLETLSSPQVDQTLISLFLLSSRSRFHDCRTDQS